A genomic region of [Eubacterium] eligens ATCC 27750 contains the following coding sequences:
- a CDS encoding DMT family transporter, translating to MEKTNEKKDFLQKTWVVCALALVCTFLWGSASPCIKLGYALFKIPSSETWTQVLFAGTRFVFAGVLTILIGSILNRKMLLPTKSSVPNILKLAMFQTILQYIFFYIGLAHNSGVKASIINGSNTFFVILVSTIIFRQEKLNLKKIIGCVIGFAGVIVVSMNGQKIDMNLSIMGDGSLFLCALSYAFSSCLMKNYSKKDNPVMLSGYQFIFGGIVMIILGLVMGGRITHVSVSAILMLFYLACISAVAYSIWGILLKHNPVSKVAIFGFTNPVFGVLLSAWWLGEGSRELGINALIALVLVCIGICIVNVKGKKAE from the coding sequence ATGGAAAAAACAAACGAGAAAAAAGATTTTTTACAGAAAACATGGGTGGTGTGCGCCCTTGCACTTGTGTGTACATTCCTTTGGGGAAGCGCATCGCCTTGTATCAAATTAGGATATGCGCTGTTTAAGATACCGTCAAGTGAAACATGGACACAGGTATTATTTGCAGGAACAAGATTTGTTTTTGCAGGAGTGCTTACAATCTTAATTGGAAGTATTCTTAACAGAAAAATGCTGCTTCCAACGAAATCAAGTGTACCAAACATTTTAAAACTGGCAATGTTCCAGACAATTCTGCAGTACATATTCTTCTATATCGGACTTGCACACAACAGCGGAGTAAAGGCGTCAATAATTAACGGTTCTAACACATTTTTCGTAATACTTGTATCGACAATTATATTCAGACAGGAAAAGCTGAATCTGAAGAAAATTATCGGCTGTGTGATTGGTTTTGCAGGTGTTATCGTAGTCAGCATGAATGGACAGAAAATCGACATGAATTTAAGTATTATGGGTGACGGAAGTCTGTTCTTATGTGCGTTGTCATATGCATTTTCATCATGCCTTATGAAGAACTATTCAAAGAAAGATAATCCGGTAATGTTGAGTGGTTATCAGTTCATATTCGGTGGAATAGTAATGATTATATTAGGACTTGTGATGGGCGGTAGAATTACACACGTGTCAGTATCAGCAATACTAATGCTATTCTATCTCGCATGCATATCAGCTGTAGCCTACTCAATATGGGGAATACTGTTAAAGCACAACCCGGTATCCAAAGTGGCAATCTTCGGATTCACCAACCCTGTATTCGGAGTACTTCTTTCAGCATGGTGGCTTGGAGAGGGAAGCAGGGAGCTTGGAATAAATGCACTTATAGCGTTGGTATTAGTGTGCATAGGAATATGTATAGTTAATGTGAAGGGGAAGAAAGCAGAGTAG